One genomic window of Actinoplanes lobatus includes the following:
- a CDS encoding aldo/keto reductase, with translation MGQTPVITLNNGVTIPQIGYGVFQIPEAETASAVTTALQAGYRSIDTAAIYHNESGVGAALKAAGVPRDELFVTTKVWNTDQGYDETLRAFDASLARLGLDRLDLYLIHWPTPKRGRFPDTWRALETLLADGRVRAIGVSNFLPEHLRAVADLGGTVPAVNQIELHPQLQQREAQAANAELGVATEAWSPLAQAGVLGDPAITRIATAHDRTPAQVVLRWHVQQGRIVIPKSVTPARIRENLAIFDFELTADEIDAIDALECDGRTGPHPDHFNS, from the coding sequence ATGGGCCAAACGCCTGTCATCACGCTCAACAACGGCGTCACGATTCCGCAGATCGGCTACGGCGTCTTCCAGATCCCGGAGGCGGAGACCGCCTCCGCCGTCACCACGGCGCTGCAGGCCGGCTACCGCAGCATCGACACGGCGGCGATCTACCACAACGAGTCCGGCGTCGGCGCCGCGCTGAAGGCGGCCGGGGTGCCACGGGACGAGCTGTTCGTCACGACCAAGGTCTGGAACACCGATCAGGGGTACGACGAGACGCTGCGCGCCTTCGACGCCAGCCTGGCCCGGCTCGGGCTGGACCGGCTCGACCTGTACCTGATCCACTGGCCCACCCCGAAGCGGGGGAGGTTCCCGGACACCTGGCGGGCGCTGGAGACGCTGCTCGCCGACGGCCGGGTCCGGGCCATCGGTGTCTCCAACTTCCTGCCCGAGCATCTGCGGGCCGTGGCCGACCTGGGCGGCACGGTGCCCGCGGTGAACCAGATCGAGCTGCACCCCCAGCTGCAACAGCGGGAGGCGCAGGCCGCGAACGCCGAGCTCGGGGTGGCGACCGAGGCGTGGAGCCCGCTGGCGCAGGCCGGGGTGCTCGGCGACCCGGCCATCACCCGGATCGCCACCGCCCACGACCGCACCCCGGCGCAGGTGGTGCTCCGCTGGCACGTGCAGCAGGGCCGGATCGTGATCCCGAAGTCGGTCACCCCGGCGCGGATCAGGGAGAACCTGGCGATCTTCGACTTCGAGCTGACCGCGGACGAGATCGACGCGATCGACGCGCTGGAGTGCGACGGCCGCACCGGTCCGCACCCGGACCACTTCAACAGCTGA
- a CDS encoding YggT family protein: MGLLGLVSFALLLVQLVLVARVILDWSVTLAGPAMPGSFRSKALDVVYTITEPILAPVRKVIPPLRAGGVSIDLAFIVLFLGISVIRSFL, encoded by the coding sequence ATGGGTCTTCTCGGTCTGGTCAGCTTCGCGCTGCTGCTGGTCCAGCTGGTGCTGGTGGCTCGGGTGATCCTGGACTGGAGCGTGACCCTGGCCGGTCCCGCGATGCCGGGCTCCTTCCGGTCGAAGGCCCTGGACGTCGTCTACACGATCACCGAGCCGATCCTGGCCCCGGTTCGCAAGGTCATCCCGCCGCTGCGGGCCGGTGGCGTCTCGATCGACCTGGCGTTCATCGTGCTGTTCCTGGGGATCAGCGTCATCCGCTCGTTCCTCTGA
- a CDS encoding acetylxylan esterase translates to MALFDLPLSQLRDYRLDRPEPSGFDEFWDGTLATARRLALPPKLHEVRTPLSGITTYDVTFTGYAGQPIRAWLNRPSGVPGPLPVAVEFIGYGGGRGLPIDWLTWASAGYAHLVMDTRGQGGSWRAGDTPDPDEHGAGPSTPGFVTRGVLSPETFYYRRLVTDAVRAVETAAELPGVDASRLVVTGKSQGGALALAAGGLAPDRVSAVVSGVPFLCDIRRAVTITDSNPYHEVVRFLRANPTAAERTLGTLDHVDAVHFARRITAPAILSAALMDDVCPPSGVFAAYHAIPGDNKHIEVYEWDGHEGGRSYFDVTALEFVDDRLS, encoded by the coding sequence ATGGCGCTCTTCGACCTTCCCCTCTCCCAGTTGCGCGACTATCGCCTCGACCGTCCCGAGCCGTCCGGTTTCGACGAGTTCTGGGACGGCACCCTCGCCACCGCCCGGCGGCTCGCCCTGCCGCCCAAGCTGCACGAGGTCCGGACCCCGCTGAGTGGCATCACGACGTACGACGTCACCTTCACCGGCTATGCGGGCCAGCCGATCCGGGCCTGGCTGAACCGTCCCTCCGGCGTACCCGGGCCGCTGCCGGTGGCGGTCGAGTTCATCGGGTACGGCGGTGGCCGCGGCCTGCCGATCGACTGGCTGACCTGGGCCAGCGCCGGGTACGCCCACCTGGTCATGGACACCCGCGGGCAGGGCGGCTCCTGGCGCGCCGGCGACACCCCCGACCCGGACGAGCACGGCGCCGGCCCGTCCACCCCGGGCTTTGTGACCCGGGGTGTGCTGTCGCCGGAGACGTTCTACTACCGCCGGCTGGTCACCGACGCGGTCCGGGCCGTGGAGACCGCCGCCGAACTGCCCGGTGTCGACGCCTCCCGGCTCGTGGTGACCGGCAAGAGCCAGGGTGGGGCGCTCGCCCTGGCGGCCGGCGGCCTGGCCCCGGACCGGGTCTCGGCCGTGGTGTCCGGCGTGCCGTTCCTCTGCGACATCCGGCGGGCCGTCACGATCACCGACAGCAACCCGTACCACGAGGTGGTCCGGTTCCTGCGGGCCAATCCGACGGCCGCCGAGCGGACCCTGGGCACCCTGGACCACGTCGACGCGGTCCACTTCGCACGCCGGATCACCGCGCCCGCCATCCTGTCGGCGGCGCTGATGGACGACGTGTGCCCGCCGTCCGGGGTGTTCGCGGCCTATCACGCGATCCCCGGCGACAACAAGCACATCGAGGTGTACGAGTGGGACGGCCACGAGGGCGGCCGTAGCTACTTCGACGTCACGGCGCTGGAGTTCGTGGACGATCGCCTGAGCTGA
- the recD2 gene encoding SF1B family DNA helicase RecD2, which yields MPPESSTRPPHVLEAVLERLTYVNEETGYTVARVAHKSSTDLLTVVGSLLGAQPGESLRLSGWWSSHPQYGRQFEVVSYTTVLPATIQGLRRYLGSGLVKGIGPVFAERIVDHFGLDTLEIIETAPERLIEVAGLGPKRTKKITAAWAEQKAIKEVMVFLQGVGVSTSIAVRIYKKYGDASISVVKNSPYKLAADVWGIGFKTADTIAQAVGIPHDSPERVKAGLQYTLSQATDNGHCFLPAPELMADAAKILDVPGSLIPTCLDELVEEEGVVREDDDVYLVPFHRAEQSLSSTLIRLLHDKADRMPHFADVDWARALAWLRQRTSNSLAPEQEQAVRLALTSKVAVLTGGPGCGKSFTVRSIVELAAAKQAKIQLVAPTGRAAKRLAELTGHPAATVHRLLKLQPGGDATFDRDNPLDADLVVVDEASMLDLILANKLVKAIPPGAHLLLVGDVDQLPSVGAGEVLRDLLTAEVIPRVRLTQIFRQAAESGVVTNAHRVNKGRPPVFDGMRDFFLFPCDDTEATAGLTVDVACTRIPRKFGLDPRRDVQILTPMHRGPAGAGALNTLLQQQLTPAREGLPERRVGGRVFRVGDKVTQIRNNYDKGVAGVFNGTVGVVTALSPEEQTLSVRTDEDELIDYDFDELDELAHAYAITIHRSQGSEYPAVVIPLTTSAWMMLQRNLLYTAITRAKRLVVLVGSRRALAAAVRTVGAGRRHTALARRLGS from the coding sequence GTGCCACCAGAATCGTCCACCCGCCCGCCGCACGTCCTCGAGGCCGTCCTGGAGCGGCTGACCTATGTGAACGAGGAGACCGGCTACACGGTGGCCCGGGTCGCCCACAAGAGCAGCACCGACCTGTTGACCGTGGTGGGGTCGCTGCTCGGCGCGCAGCCCGGGGAGAGCCTGCGGTTGAGCGGCTGGTGGTCGTCGCATCCCCAGTACGGGCGGCAGTTCGAGGTCGTCTCGTACACCACGGTGCTGCCCGCGACCATTCAGGGGCTGCGGCGCTACCTGGGGTCCGGCCTGGTCAAGGGCATCGGGCCGGTGTTCGCCGAGCGGATCGTGGACCACTTCGGACTCGACACCCTGGAGATCATCGAGACCGCCCCGGAGCGGCTCATCGAGGTGGCCGGGCTGGGCCCGAAACGCACGAAGAAGATCACCGCGGCATGGGCCGAGCAGAAGGCGATCAAGGAGGTGATGGTCTTCCTCCAGGGGGTCGGGGTGTCCACCTCGATCGCCGTGCGGATCTACAAGAAGTACGGCGACGCGTCCATCTCCGTGGTGAAGAACTCGCCGTACAAGCTGGCCGCCGACGTGTGGGGCATCGGCTTCAAGACGGCCGACACGATCGCGCAGGCGGTCGGCATCCCGCACGACAGCCCGGAACGGGTGAAGGCCGGCCTCCAGTACACGCTGTCGCAGGCCACCGACAACGGGCACTGCTTCCTGCCCGCCCCGGAGCTGATGGCCGACGCCGCCAAGATCCTCGACGTGCCGGGCTCGCTGATCCCCACCTGCCTCGACGAGCTGGTCGAGGAGGAGGGTGTGGTGCGCGAGGACGACGACGTGTACCTGGTGCCGTTCCATCGGGCGGAGCAGTCCCTCTCCTCGACCCTCATCCGCCTTTTGCACGATAAAGCTGACCGGATGCCACATTTCGCCGATGTGGATTGGGCCCGCGCGCTCGCCTGGTTGCGGCAGCGGACCTCCAACAGCCTCGCGCCGGAGCAGGAACAGGCCGTCCGGCTCGCTCTCACGTCGAAGGTCGCGGTCCTGACCGGCGGGCCCGGGTGTGGCAAGAGCTTCACCGTACGATCGATCGTCGAACTCGCCGCGGCCAAGCAGGCGAAGATCCAGCTCGTGGCGCCGACCGGCCGGGCCGCGAAGCGGCTCGCCGAACTGACCGGCCATCCGGCCGCCACCGTGCACCGCCTGCTCAAACTGCAACCGGGCGGCGACGCCACCTTCGACCGCGACAACCCGCTCGACGCCGACCTGGTGGTCGTCGACGAGGCGTCCATGCTGGACCTGATCCTGGCGAACAAGCTGGTCAAGGCGATCCCGCCGGGCGCGCACCTGCTGCTGGTCGGCGACGTCGACCAGCTGCCCTCGGTGGGCGCCGGTGAGGTGCTGCGCGACCTGCTCACCGCCGAGGTGATCCCGCGGGTGCGGCTCACCCAGATCTTCCGGCAGGCCGCCGAGAGCGGTGTGGTCACCAACGCGCACCGGGTCAACAAGGGACGGCCGCCGGTGTTCGACGGGATGCGCGACTTCTTCCTCTTCCCGTGCGACGACACCGAGGCCACCGCCGGGCTCACCGTGGACGTGGCCTGCACCCGGATCCCCCGCAAATTCGGCCTCGACCCGCGCCGGGACGTGCAGATCCTCACCCCGATGCATCGCGGCCCGGCCGGCGCGGGCGCGCTCAACACGCTGCTCCAGCAGCAGCTCACCCCGGCCCGGGAGGGGCTGCCGGAGCGGCGGGTGGGCGGGCGGGTGTTCCGGGTCGGCGACAAGGTCACGCAGATCCGCAACAACTACGACAAAGGGGTCGCGGGAGTCTTCAACGGCACGGTGGGCGTCGTCACCGCACTGTCGCCCGAGGAACAGACCCTGAGCGTGCGGACGGACGAGGACGAGCTGATCGACTACGACTTCGACGAGCTGGACGAGCTGGCCCACGCGTACGCCATCACGATCCACCGTTCGCAGGGCTCGGAGTACCCGGCCGTGGTGATCCCGCTGACCACCAGCGCCTGGATGATGTTGCAGCGCAACCTGCTCTACACCGCGATCACCCGGGCCAAGCGGCTGGTGGTGCTGGTCGGCTCCCGGCGGGCCCTGGCCGCCGCGGTGCGCACGGTCGGCGCCGGCCGCCGGCACACCGCCCTGGCCCGGCGACTGGGCTCTTAG
- a CDS encoding DUF4360 domain-containing protein produces MLRSITAGTALLGALAVSAPAQAQPRFVPDNDKMMVIDVVSANGSGCPSGTAQIQVSPDYTAFTVTYSTYTALVGPTATPLDFRKNCQLVLNIKVPGGFTFAIASADYRGYASLRAGAYGQQAANYYFQGQSRTARSEHNFKGPMEDSWQNTDKVAITALNYLPCGERKYLNINTELRVNRGSSNSRKDTSFLSMDSTDAAINTLYRVVWKKCY; encoded by the coding sequence ATGTTGCGTTCGATAACGGCCGGAACCGCGCTTCTGGGGGCACTCGCGGTATCCGCGCCGGCCCAGGCACAGCCACGATTCGTGCCGGACAACGACAAGATGATGGTGATCGACGTGGTGTCCGCCAACGGTTCGGGCTGTCCGTCCGGAACCGCGCAGATCCAGGTGTCACCGGACTACACGGCGTTCACGGTGACCTACTCGACCTACACGGCGCTGGTCGGCCCGACCGCCACGCCGCTGGACTTCCGGAAGAACTGCCAGCTCGTGCTGAACATCAAGGTGCCGGGCGGATTCACCTTCGCGATCGCCAGCGCCGACTACCGCGGATACGCCAGCCTGCGGGCCGGGGCGTACGGCCAGCAGGCGGCCAACTACTACTTCCAGGGCCAATCCCGGACCGCCCGTAGCGAGCACAACTTCAAAGGCCCGATGGAGGACTCCTGGCAGAACACCGACAAGGTGGCGATCACCGCGCTGAACTACCTGCCGTGCGGTGAACGGAAGTACCTGAACATCAACACGGAATTGCGGGTGAACCGCGGCTCGTCGAACAGCCGGAAGGACACCAGCTTCCTGTCCATGGACTCCACCGACGCCGCCATCAACACGCTCTACCGGGTGGTCTGGAAGAAGTGCTACTGA